The following are from one region of the Juglans regia cultivar Chandler chromosome 10, Walnut 2.0, whole genome shotgun sequence genome:
- the LOC109011645 gene encoding serine/threonine protein phosphatase 2A 59 kDa regulatory subunit B' gamma isoform, whose product MIKQIFGKLPRKPSKSSHNDSNNVNDGAVNAHSSLNSFAVSNSVYGSKTTSKSSNNGAPAPHPSSMTKSNQGKKSAPIAADASSLPAPVVYELLPSFRDVPGSEKQSLFIRKLNMCCVVFDFNDSAKNLKEKDVKRQTLLELVDYVTSVNSKFNEVAMQAITKMVAANLFRTFPSPNQDSKVPEMYDPEEEEPTMEPAWPHLQIVYEFLLRFVSSPETDAKLAKRYIDHSFVLRLLELFDSEDQRERDYLKTILHRVYGKFMVHRPFIRKAINNIFYRFIFETEKHNGVAELLEILGSIINGFALPLKEEHKLFLVRALIPLHKPKCVSMYHQQLSYCITQFVEKDAKLADTVIRGLLKYWPITNSSKEVMFLGELEEVLEVTQGAEFQRCMVPLFRQIGRCLNSSHFQVAERALFLWNNDHIRNLITQNRNVILPIIFPAMERNTRSHWNQAVQSLTLNVRKIFSDADEALFHECLAKFEEDEVKARETQEKRESTWKRLEDVAASKAVSNEAVLVSRFISSVDIATTTKPRASASS is encoded by the exons ATGATCAAACAGATATTCGGTAAACTACCTCGAAAACCCTCAAAATCATCCCATAATGACTCGAACAATGTCAATGATGGAGCGGTCAATGCCCATTCTTCCTTGAACTCGTTTGCTGTATCAAATTCCGTTTATGGCTCGAAAACCACTTCGAAATCTTCGAATAATGGGGCTCCTGCTCCTCACCCATCCAGTATGACTAAATCGaatcaaggaaaaaaatcagCTCCAATTGCGGCTGATGCAAGTTCTTTGCCTGCTCCGGTGGTTTATGAGCTTTTGCCAAGTTTTCGAGATGTCCCGGGCTCAGAGAAGCAGTCTCTCTTTATTAGGAAACTGAAtatgtgttgtgttgtgttcgATTTCAATGATTCTGCAAAGAACCTTAAAGAGAAGGATGTTAAAAGGCAAACCTTGCTTGAGCTTGTTGATTACGTTACATCAGTAAATTCAAAGTTCAATGAGGTGGCAATGCAAGCAATTACGAAGATGGTTGCTGCGAATTTGTTTCGAACATTTCCATCTCCAAATCAGGATAGCAAGGTCCCAGAAATGTACGACCCAGAAGAGGAGGAACCGACCATGGAACCTGCTTGGCCTCATCTTCAGATTGTGTACGagtttttattgagatttgtgTCTTCACCGGAGACAGATGCCAAGCTTGCTAAAAGATATATTGACCATTCATTTGTGTTGAGATTGCTTGAGTTGTTTGATTCTGAggatcagagagagagggattacTTAAAAACAATTCTCCACCGCGTTTATGGTAAGTTCATGGTGCATCGGCCATTCATTAGGAAAGCTATCAATAATATCTTCTATCGGTTCATCTTTGAGACAGAGAAGCACAATGGGGTTGCGGAGTTGCTTGAAATATTGGGCAGTATAATTAATGGGTTTGCTTTACCTTTGAAGGAGGAGCACAAGCTGTTCCTTGTCCGTGCTTTGATTCCCCTTCATAAGCCAAAGTGTGTATCTATGTACCACCAGCAACTATCATATTGCATTACTCAATTTGTGGAAAAAGATGCCAAGCTGGCTGACACTGTGATTCGAGGTCTTTTAAAGTATTGGCCCATAACTAATAGTTCAAAGGAGGTTATGTTCCTTGGTGAATTGGAGGAAGTTCTTGAAGTCACACAGGGAGCAGAGTTTCAGCGCTGCATGGTCCCTCTATTCCGTCAAATTGGTCGCTGCCTCAACAGTTCACATTTTCAG GTTGCTGAACGTGCATTGTTTTTGTGGAACAATGATCACATTAGAAATCTAATCACACAGAACCGTAATGTGATTCTGCCTATAATTTTCCCAGCTATGGAGAGAAATACACGCAGTCACTGGAACCAAGCTGTTCAGAGTTTAACATTAAATGTGAggaaaatattttcagatgctGATGAAGCACTCTTTCATGAGTGCTTGGCgaaatttgaagaagatgaagtcaAGGCGAGGGAGACACAGGAGAAGCGAGAATCAACCTGGAAGCGGTTGGAAGATGTGGCAGCCTCTAAGGCCGTAAGTAATGAGGCTGTGCTTGTCTCAAGATTTATCTCTTCTGTCGACATTGCTACCACCACTAAGCCTCGAGCTAGTGCAAGTAGTTGA